Proteins encoded together in one Camelina sativa cultivar DH55 chromosome 9, Cs, whole genome shotgun sequence window:
- the LOC104711605 gene encoding uncharacterized protein LOC104711605: MAEFICLFGKDSAAIVIKQPKKSPLFLRMIVLVFAMVCGLYICSVCLKQFGYVNLQSSQLVQTSPIDSHSLRFVTRIHYPKPQTFNRDECGHNPVRYFAILSMQRSGSGWFETLLNSHNNVSSNGEIFSVLDRRKNISSIIQTLDRVYNLDWFTSASKNECSAAIGFKWMLNQGLMVNHKEIVDYFNRRGVSAIFLFRRNPLRRMVSVLANSYDRYAKLLNGTHKSHVHSPEEADALSKYKPVINSTSLIHDLQETENSAAKALEYFNTTRHIVVFYEDLITNQTTLKQVQEFLNIPVKDLSSRQVKIHRGDLSDHIKNWEDINKTLNGTEYEKYLRADY, encoded by the exons ATGGCGGAGTTCATCTGTTTATTCGGAAAG GACAGTGCAGCGATTGTTATAAAGCAACCAAAGAAATCACCGTTGTTCTTAAGGATGATAGTTTTGGTGTTTGCTATGGTTTGTGGTCTCTACATTTGCTCCGTTTGCTTGAAACAGTTCGGTTATGTCAATCTCCAAAGCTCCCAACTTGTTCAAACTAGTCCTATTGATTCTCACTCCTTACGCTTTGTTACTCGGATTCATTACCCAAAGCCACAGACTTTTAATAG AGATGAATGTGGGCATAATCCGGTGAGGTACTTTGCGATATTGTCGATGCAGAGATCAGGAAGCGGTTGGTTTGAAACATTGTTGAATAGTCATAACAATGTGAGTTCTAACGGAGAGATCTTCTCGGTTTTGGATCGGAGAAAAAACATATCTTCGATCATTCAGACGCTTGATAGAGTTTATAATCTTGATTGGTTTACGAGTGCTTCAAAGAACGAGTGCTCTGCTGCTATTGGATTCAAATGGATGCTTAACCAG GGTTTGATGGTTAACCATAAAGAAATAGTAGATTACTTTAACCGTAGAGGTGTCTCGGCGATATTTCTATTTAGAAGGAATCCTTTAAGAAGAATGGTTTCTGTGTTGGCAAATTCTTATGACCGTTATGCTAAGCTATTGAATGGGACTCATAAGTCTCATGTTCATTCTCCTGAAgag GCAGATGCACTTTCTAAGTATAAGCCCGTGATCAACTCGACATCATTGATCCACGATttacaagaaacagagaattcaGCTGCAAAGGCGTTAGAATATTTCAATACCACTCGTCATATCGTTGTCTTCTACGAAGATCTCATAACAAATCAAACG ACATTGAAACAAGTTCAAGAGTTTTTGAACATTCCTGTGAAGGATTTGTCAAGCAGACAGGTGAAGATACACAGAGGAGATTTGTCAGATCACATAAAGAACTGGGAAGATATAAACAAGACATTGAACGGGACCGAGTACGAGAAATATCTACGAGCAGattattag
- the LOC109126455 gene encoding uncharacterized protein At3g60930, chloroplastic-like encodes MSPPKSSSGKTAKPLIPGFFGPHQPSILSAESIAEIRGSTGIPSEVEIRFPEAHESPENPPPGYCCAFEIFFSACGLSFPLPELIVTMMFELGFALPQMCPNFVRTVYTVKTGRTKGTLYVSPLAGLKVFDDLPEKDEKWRKSYFFFPVNELTFGHRVSSHVSKWTSKIDHFERGLLDPTFAEFFSRFCSQGQIAWDSFSCERIRESTVRLRRRSLNCSTPVSVSEMNYKEERACRAAEKEAKKQMTMALAEGKARLSNKNSSGSSVPEVSGTSAPPTGSPELRTESTRAPAGPLVPP; translated from the exons ATGTCTCCGCCGAAATCCTCATCGGGAAAAACCGCAAAACCCTTAATTCCGGGGTTTTTTGGCCCCCACCAGCCGTCGATTCTCTCTGCGGAAAGCATAGCCGAGATTAGAGGATCCACCGGGATTCCGTCAGAGGTCGAGATCAGATTCCCAGAGGCTCATGAGTCTCCAGAGAACCCCCCTCCAGGGTACTGTTGCGCGTTCGAGATATTCTTCTCTGCGTGCGGTCTGTCATTCCCCCTTCCCGAACTCATCGTGACGATGATGTTCGAACTGGGCTTCGCTCTTCCCCAGATGTGCCCCAACTTTGTTCGGACT GTGTACACGGTGAAGACTGGTCGTACCAAGGGCACACTTTACGTGAGCCCACTTGCCGGGCTAAAGGTCTTTGACGACCTGCCCGAGAAGGATGAAAAGTGGCGGAAGTCCTATTTCTTCTTCCCGGTTAACGAGCTCACTTTCGGCCACCGCGTGAGTTCGCACGTATCAAAGTGGACTTCGAAAATTG atcACTTCGAACGCGGATTGCTTGACCCCACATTCGCAGAGTTCTTCTCGAGGTTCTGCAGCCAGGGACAGATTGCTTGGGATTCTTTCTCCTGCGAAAGGATCAGAGAGTCCACGGTGAGGCTCAGAAGACGTTCTCTAAACTGTTCTACCCCCGTGAGCGTTTCGGAGATGAATTACAAGGAAGAAAGGGCATGCCGAGCTGCCGAAAAAGAGGCAAAGAAACAGATGACGATGGCCCTTGCTGAAGGCAAAGCTCGCCTTTCTAACAAGAATTCCTCTGGATCCTCCGTTCCTGAGGTGAGCGGGACTTCCGCACCTCCAACTGGCTCTCCCGAGCTTCGTACAGAATCAACCAGGGCTCCTGCTGGCCCGTTGGTTCCCCCGTGA